The following are encoded in a window of Thermodesulfobacterium geofontis OPF15 genomic DNA:
- a CDS encoding adenylosuccinate synthase has translation MSALVIVGTQWGDEGKGKIIDVLTERADLVVRFQGGNNAGHTIVINQKKYIFHLIPSGILWPQTTCVIGNGVVVDPEVLIQEIEKLEKEGFKIGPGKLLISEKAHTIMPYHKALDLAREKKAKKNKIGTTGRGIGPCYEDKVARKGFRLIDLTYPEFFKEKLKTILEEKNFILKYFDVEPINFEEVYEKYIKYGEYLKPYLTDVSKVLWEAKRENKKILFEGAQGTFLDIDHGTYPYVTSSNTLAGNACCGAGIGPLEIDMVLGVVKAYTTRVGEGPFPTELKDELGERLRNRGFEFGSTTGRPRRCGWLDLVLVKTAIRLNSIKALALTKLDVLSEFEKLKICIAYEYEGEIIDYLPSSLIEIAKLKPIYEELPGWKKDIKNIKKFEDLPKETKNYIKTIEEYLGIPFYLISTGPERENCLILKNPFEN, from the coding sequence ATGTCTGCATTAGTTATTGTGGGCACACAATGGGGAGACGAAGGAAAAGGTAAAATAATAGATGTTCTTACAGAAAGAGCAGATTTAGTGGTACGTTTCCAAGGTGGAAATAATGCTGGACATACTATAGTTATAAATCAAAAAAAATATATTTTCCATTTAATTCCCTCAGGAATTTTGTGGCCTCAGACTACTTGTGTAATAGGAAATGGCGTGGTAGTTGATCCAGAAGTTTTAATTCAAGAAATAGAAAAGCTCGAAAAAGAGGGATTTAAAATAGGTCCTGGCAAACTTCTTATAAGTGAAAAAGCTCATACTATAATGCCCTATCATAAAGCTCTTGATTTAGCAAGAGAAAAAAAAGCCAAAAAGAATAAAATAGGAACTACTGGTAGAGGAATAGGCCCCTGTTATGAAGATAAGGTTGCAAGAAAGGGTTTTAGGCTAATAGACCTAACTTATCCAGAATTTTTTAAAGAAAAATTAAAAACTATTTTAGAAGAAAAAAACTTTATTTTAAAATACTTCGACGTTGAACCTATAAATTTTGAAGAAGTATATGAAAAATATATAAAATATGGAGAATATTTAAAACCCTACCTTACAGATGTTTCTAAAGTCCTTTGGGAAGCAAAAAGAGAAAATAAAAAAATTTTGTTTGAGGGAGCCCAGGGTACATTTTTAGATATAGATCACGGAACTTATCCTTATGTAACTTCTTCAAATACCTTAGCTGGAAATGCATGTTGTGGAGCCGGGATCGGTCCATTAGAAATAGATATGGTTTTAGGGGTAGTAAAGGCTTATACTACCAGAGTTGGAGAAGGACCCTTCCCAACAGAATTAAAAGATGAATTAGGAGAACGTTTAAGAAACAGAGGATTTGAATTTGGTTCTACTACCGGAAGACCGAGAAGATGTGGATGGTTAGACCTTGTTTTAGTAAAAACAGCAATAAGATTAAATAGTATCAAAGCCCTTGCTCTCACTAAACTTGACGTGTTATCAGAATTTGAGAAATTAAAAATATGTATAGCCTATGAATATGAAGGGGAAATAATTGACTATTTACCTTCAAGTTTAATAGAAATAGCTAAACTAAAACCTATATATGAAGAATTACCTGGGTGGAAAAAAGATATCAAAAATATCAAAAAATTTGAAGATCTCCCCAAAGAAACAAAAAACTATATAAAAACTATAGAAGAATATTTAGGAATACCCTTCTATCTAATTTCTACTGGTCCAGAAAGAGAAAATTGTCTTATTTTAAAAAATCCATTTGAAAATTAA
- a CDS encoding DUF167 domain-containing protein yields MLLEIKVKPGSSKDKLLQFKEPNFLEISLKAQPEKNKANESLCEFLGNIFKIPKKEIKILKGKTSRNKIVKIEGIIEEKAIKIIKEILNLK; encoded by the coding sequence ATGCTTTTAGAAATAAAAGTAAAACCAGGATCATCAAAAGATAAACTTCTTCAATTTAAAGAACCCAATTTTTTAGAAATTTCTTTAAAGGCGCAACCAGAAAAGAACAAAGCTAATGAAAGTTTATGTGAGTTTTTGGGTAATATTTTTAAAATCCCTAAAAAGGAGATTAAAATTTTAAAAGGAAAAACTTCCAGAAATAAAATTGTAAAAATTGAAGGAATTATAGAAGAAAAAGCTATAAAAATAATTAAAGAAATATTAAATTTAAAGTAG
- a CDS encoding NOL1/NOP2/sun family putative RNA methylase, producing MNLKKRTFNYEEYFSKYENLIPNYENFLFSLKFPIPQYFRINTLKVPTKEDQEYLLEILRKKGVNFEKIEEIPYFYRVLNNEEISLGNLEEYSLGLIHSMTLSSSLPVIALDPKPGDLILDMCAAPGGKTGLIAMMTEDKAIVVSNDKRIDRLTALVANIKRLGITCTITTRYRGEHFPFGIPFNKILVDAPCTGEGRYRVGLEGEILYQKGSGKANLPSIQKGLLVRAFDLVEPGGIIVYSTCTINPKENEEVVDYLLRKRQAELLDWESPLPFHPGITEWEGKPYHPSLKLSKRYYTHEIQAVGFFVAKIKRIN from the coding sequence GTGAACCTCAAAAAAAGGACTTTTAATTATGAAGAATATTTTAGTAAATACGAAAATTTAATCCCTAATTATGAAAATTTTCTTTTTTCTTTAAAATTCCCTATTCCTCAATATTTTAGAATAAATACTCTTAAAGTTCCAACTAAAGAGGATCAGGAGTATTTGTTAGAGATACTTAGAAAGAAGGGGGTTAATTTTGAAAAAATAGAAGAAATTCCCTATTTTTATAGAGTTCTAAATAATGAAGAAATATCTTTAGGAAATTTAGAAGAATATAGCTTAGGACTTATTCATTCTATGACTCTCTCAAGCAGTTTACCTGTAATTGCTCTTGATCCTAAACCAGGAGATTTAATTTTAGATATGTGTGCAGCCCCTGGAGGTAAAACAGGTCTTATAGCTATGATGACAGAAGATAAGGCAATTGTTGTTTCTAATGATAAAAGGATTGATAGATTAACAGCTCTTGTAGCAAATATAAAAAGGCTGGGAATAACCTGCACTATTACTACAAGATACAGAGGGGAACATTTTCCTTTTGGTATACCTTTTAATAAAATTTTAGTTGATGCCCCTTGTACAGGGGAAGGAAGATATAGAGTGGGGTTAGAAGGAGAAATTTTATATCAAAAAGGAAGTGGCAAAGCAAATTTACCCTCTATTCAAAAGGGGTTACTTGTTAGAGCTTTTGATTTAGTTGAACCTGGAGGAATAATAGTTTATAGTACTTGTACTATTAATCCTAAAGAAAATGAAGAAGTGGTTGATTATTTACTTAGAAAAAGGCAGGCAGAACTACTTGATTGGGAATCTCCCCTACCCTTTCATCCGGGTATCACTGAATGGGAAGGGAAACCCTATCATCCTTCATTAAAATTATCTAAACGTTATTATACTCATGAAATTCAAGCAGTAGGATTTTTTGTAGCAAAAATAAAAAGGATTAATTAA